The following are encoded together in the Lactuca sativa cultivar Salinas chromosome 1, Lsat_Salinas_v11, whole genome shotgun sequence genome:
- the LOC111900609 gene encoding uncharacterized protein LOC111900609 — protein MAEPSTTTNPWVSVVSDNQACFECGITGHINRNFPKLRKDGGNARGRVFVIGARDAIQESTVVRCTFLVNGLYASIIFDSGAKRSFITPNFREILNHKSMNLDEPYIVEMANIESISTQELLENCFLTLNNQTFHVNLMHMIIEDFDVIIGMDWLSPHRAKILCHDKTIRLPLPNGESLVINKDKPSRNL, from the coding sequence ATGGCTGAACCTTCCACCACAACTAACCCATGGGTGTCTGTCGTTTCAGATAATCAAGCCTGTTTTGAGTGTGGGATTACTGGTCATATCAATAGGAACTTCCCGAAGCTGAGGAAGGATGGAGGAAATGCTCGGGGAAGAGTGTTTGTGATTGGCGCAAGGGATGCCATCCAGGAATCCACTGTTGTGAGATGTACATTTCTTGTTAACGGTTTATACGCATCTATAATATTTGATTCTGGTGCTAAAAGAAGCTTTATTACACCTAATTTTAGAGAAATTTTAAACCATAAGTCTATGAACCTAGATGAGCCTtacatagtagaaatggccaacatAGAATCTATTAGTACTCAGGAACTACTAGAAAACTGCTTTCTAACTCTCAACAACCAAACCTTTCACGTCAACCTCATGCATATGATCATCGAAGattttgatgtcataattggcatggattggttatcgcCACACCGAGCCAAGATCTTATGCCATGACAAGACAATACGATTACCTTTACCCAATGGGGAATCCTTAGTGATCAACAAAGATAAGCCAAGCAGAAACCTTTGA